One stretch of Schlesneria sp. DSM 10557 DNA includes these proteins:
- a CDS encoding JmjC domain-containing protein yields the protein MLENSPVAACALPLGLDLSFLQDFYLRLPFLKREGCFSLGPLGSTTVLARLLATAGADVIATRQGHISHSTDYEALRADGYTVGVRHAQQHDPGLANLARGFEELLKGPVDIHFYSTPAGNTGFDWHYDAEEVFVLQTGGAKTWWLRKNTVNPWPLMDAIPQDQRFEREVMGAVKYELHEGDWLYIPSGYWHRTNAETDSCSLSVGIRAATAMDVYELLRPLLSRSLLWRQRLPLPGSTADPEGLRRQYGAIVDDLAQDLYELLHNEQFIQTLMNHPLRH from the coding sequence ATGCTTGAGAACTCACCGGTCGCGGCGTGTGCACTCCCATTGGGACTGGATCTTTCCTTTCTTCAAGACTTCTATCTGCGGCTTCCCTTTTTGAAACGAGAGGGATGTTTCTCGCTTGGTCCACTGGGGAGTACAACCGTTCTCGCTCGGTTGCTGGCCACCGCAGGGGCGGACGTCATTGCGACCCGACAGGGGCACATCTCCCATTCCACGGATTACGAAGCTCTGCGAGCGGACGGTTATACGGTGGGCGTCCGCCACGCCCAGCAGCATGATCCAGGTCTGGCCAATCTGGCGAGGGGATTTGAAGAACTTCTCAAGGGGCCCGTCGACATCCATTTCTATTCGACCCCGGCCGGGAACACGGGGTTTGATTGGCATTATGACGCGGAAGAAGTCTTCGTGCTGCAGACGGGTGGTGCGAAAACCTGGTGGCTCAGAAAGAACACCGTGAATCCGTGGCCTTTAATGGACGCGATTCCCCAAGATCAGCGATTCGAACGGGAAGTGATGGGGGCAGTCAAATACGAGCTTCATGAGGGTGACTGGCTTTACATCCCGAGTGGATACTGGCATCGGACGAACGCTGAAACCGATTCCTGTTCCCTGTCCGTCGGAATCCGGGCCGCCACGGCGATGGATGTCTATGAACTTCTGCGGCCTCTTCTCTCTCGATCCCTCTTGTGGCGTCAGCGTCTCCCGTTACCCGGCTCGACAGCGGATCCCGAGGGACTGCGGCGACAGTACGGGGCAATCGTCGATGATTTGGCGCAGGATCTCTATGAATTGCTCCATAATGAGCAGTTCATCCAGACGTTGATGAATCATCCGCTGCGCCACTAA